From the Clostridium sp. Marseille-P299 genome, one window contains:
- the kduI gene encoding 5-dehydro-4-deoxy-D-glucuronate isomerase produces the protein MELRTAASPKDVKHYTTDRLREEFLIDDLFQVDDIKLVYSHIDRIITGSAVPVKAPLVLTAGDELRAEYFLQRREMGIINIGGKGTVTVDGTVYELEYKDGLYIGMGSKDITFASADANQPAKFYLNSAPAHKTYPTVLIKPEDCVRVELGSLETANHRTICKYILPGQVESCQLVMGMTQLKPGSVWNTMPCHTHDRRMEVYLYFDMPEDALVFHYMGEPTETRHIVMRNEQAVISPSWSIHSGSGTQAYTFIWGMVGENQDFDDMDGCAMQDIR, from the coding sequence ATGGAACTTAGAACAGCAGCATCCCCAAAGGATGTAAAACATTACACAACCGATCGTTTACGTGAGGAATTTTTAATCGATGATTTGTTTCAAGTGGATGATATTAAATTAGTATACAGCCACATTGATCGTATCATTACTGGTTCTGCAGTACCGGTAAAAGCACCTCTTGTTTTAACTGCTGGAGATGAACTTCGTGCAGAATATTTTCTACAAAGAAGAGAAATGGGTATCATTAATATCGGCGGTAAAGGTACTGTAACTGTTGATGGTACTGTATATGAATTAGAGTACAAAGATGGTTTATACATCGGAATGGGCTCAAAAGACATTACTTTTGCAAGTGCAGATGCAAATCAGCCAGCGAAATTTTACTTAAACAGTGCTCCAGCTCATAAAACATATCCAACTGTATTAATCAAACCAGAAGATTGTGTTAGAGTAGAACTTGGTTCATTAGAAACAGCAAATCACAGAACAATTTGTAAATATATTCTTCCAGGTCAAGTAGAAAGCTGTCAGCTAGTTATGGGTATGACTCAATTAAAACCTGGTAGTGTTTGGAATACAATGCCATGCCATACACATGATAGAAGAATGGAAGTTTATTTATACTTTGATATGCCAGAAGATGCTTTAGTATTCCACTATATGGGTGAACCAACAGAAACAAGACACATTGTTATGAGAAATGAACAAGCAGTTATTTCTCCAAGCTGGTCAATCCATTCTGGATCTGGTACACAGGCTTATACTTTTATTTGGGGTATGGTTGGTGAAAATCAAGATTTTGATGATATGGACGGCTGCGCAATGCAGGATATAAGATAA
- a CDS encoding sugar kinase produces the protein MAKVVTMGEIMLRLSTPGYQKFIQAESFDVCYGGGEANVAVSLANYGHDASFVTKVPANEIGDCAVAALNKMGVDTSNVAHGGDRLGIYFLETGAAMRASKVVYDRAHSAIAEAEVSDFDFDKIFEGADWFHFTGITPAVSDKAAEVTEAALKAAKAKGITVSVDLNFRKKLWSSEKAQKVMTNLMQYVDVCIGNEEDAEKVLGFKPGNTDVTSGDLELAGYEDIFKQMVAKFNFKYVISSLRESYSASDNGWSACIYNGETGEFYHSRKYRISPIVDRVGGGDSFAAGTICGFVDGKDFKAALEYGVAASALKHTIPGDFNLVTRAEVDALVGGDGSGRVQR, from the coding sequence ATGGCTAAAGTTGTAACAATGGGCGAAATTATGTTAAGATTATCCACTCCAGGATATCAGAAATTTATTCAAGCAGAAAGCTTCGATGTTTGTTATGGTGGTGGAGAAGCAAACGTTGCTGTATCCTTAGCAAACTACGGACATGATGCTTCTTTCGTAACTAAAGTTCCAGCAAATGAAATTGGTGATTGTGCTGTTGCAGCATTAAATAAAATGGGTGTTGATACTTCTAACGTTGCTCACGGTGGTGACAGACTTGGTATCTACTTCCTTGAAACTGGTGCAGCTATGAGAGCTTCTAAGGTTGTTTATGACCGTGCTCACTCTGCAATCGCTGAAGCAGAAGTTTCTGATTTCGATTTCGATAAGATTTTTGAAGGTGCTGACTGGTTCCACTTTACAGGAATTACTCCAGCAGTTTCTGATAAAGCAGCAGAAGTAACTGAAGCAGCTTTAAAAGCAGCAAAAGCAAAAGGAATCACAGTTTCTGTTGACTTAAACTTCCGTAAGAAATTATGGTCTTCTGAAAAAGCTCAGAAAGTTATGACTAACTTAATGCAATACGTTGATGTATGTATCGGTAACGAAGAAGATGCAGAAAAAGTTCTTGGATTTAAACCAGGTAACACTGACGTAACTAGTGGTGACTTAGAATTAGCTGGTTATGAAGATATCTTCAAACAAATGGTTGCTAAATTCAACTTCAAATATGTTATCAGCTCTTTAAGAGAAAGCTATTCTGCTTCCGATAATGGCTGGTCTGCATGTATCTACAATGGCGAAACTGGTGAATTCTATCATTCAAGAAAATACAGAATCTCTCCAATCGTTGACCGTGTAGGTGGCGGTGACTCTTTCGCAGCTGGTACTATCTGTGGTTTCGTAGATGGTAAAGACTTTAAAGCAGCTCTTGAATATGGTGTAGCAGCATCTGCATTAAAACACACTATCCCTGGAGACTTCAACTTAGTAACTCGTGCTGAAGTTGATGCTTTAGTAGGCGGAGATGGTTCCGGACGTGTTCAAAGATAA
- a CDS encoding UxaA family hydrolase codes for MQDFIKINPKDNVAVALKDLSKGTTLLVGDVSVTLVEDIPRGHKFALTAIAEGENVIKYGFPIGHVTSDVAVGAWIHTHNIKTNLGDVLEYTYEPNLVPLSSREKAYFDGFRRSNGKVGIRNEIWIIPTVGCVNNIATAMSKQFASKLTGTVEDIIAFPHPYGCSQMGDDQEYTRTILADLINHPNAGGVLVLGLGCENSNIAVLKEYLGDYDENRVKFLQCQDVEDEMEAAEGLIEELIQYTAQFKREKIGADELVIGMKCGGSDGMSGITANPTVGAFSDILVAQGGTTILTEVPEMFGAETLLMERCETKEMFDKTVDLINDFKNYFTSYNQTIYENPSPGNKKGGISTLEDKSLGCTQKSGSAPIKDVLKYGEIVKTKGLNLLSAPGNDLVAATALAASGAHMVLFTTGRGTPFASPVPTMKISTNTALADKKSNWIDFNCGSLVVDKDMKTLSEELFQFVLDVASGKKLKSEEAGFHDMAIFKQGVTL; via the coding sequence ATGCAAGACTTTATTAAAATCAATCCAAAAGATAATGTTGCCGTTGCTCTAAAAGATTTATCAAAGGGGACTACTCTTTTAGTAGGTGACGTATCAGTTACCCTAGTAGAAGATATTCCACGTGGTCATAAATTCGCTTTAACAGCGATTGCAGAAGGTGAAAATGTTATTAAATATGGTTTCCCAATTGGACATGTAACAAGTGATGTTGCTGTAGGAGCTTGGATCCATACTCATAACATAAAAACAAATTTAGGCGATGTATTAGAATATACTTATGAACCAAATCTTGTACCATTATCATCTAGAGAAAAAGCTTATTTTGATGGCTTTAGAAGAAGTAATGGAAAAGTTGGTATCCGTAATGAAATCTGGATTATACCAACTGTTGGTTGTGTAAACAACATAGCAACAGCAATGTCAAAGCAATTTGCAAGTAAACTTACTGGAACAGTAGAAGATATTATTGCATTCCCACATCCATATGGTTGCTCTCAGATGGGAGATGACCAAGAATACACAAGAACAATTCTTGCTGACTTAATTAATCATCCAAATGCAGGTGGTGTATTAGTTCTTGGTCTTGGTTGTGAAAATAGTAATATTGCTGTATTAAAAGAATATCTTGGGGACTATGATGAAAACAGAGTTAAGTTTTTACAATGCCAGGATGTTGAAGATGAGATGGAAGCAGCAGAAGGTTTAATTGAGGAGTTAATTCAATATACAGCTCAATTTAAACGTGAAAAAATCGGTGCTGATGAATTAGTAATCGGTATGAAGTGTGGTGGTTCTGACGGTATGTCAGGTATTACTGCAAACCCAACAGTAGGTGCTTTCTCCGATATCTTAGTTGCACAGGGTGGAACAACTATCCTTACAGAAGTACCTGAAATGTTTGGTGCAGAAACACTTCTTATGGAACGTTGTGAAACAAAAGAAATGTTTGATAAAACGGTAGATTTAATTAATGACTTCAAAAATTACTTTACAAGTTATAATCAAACAATTTATGAAAATCCATCTCCAGGTAATAAAAAAGGTGGTATTTCAACACTTGAAGATAAATCTCTTGGATGTACTCAAAAATCTGGTAGTGCACCAATTAAAGATGTCTTAAAATATGGTGAAATCGTTAAGACTAAGGGCTTAAATTTATTAAGCGCTCCTGGTAATGACTTAGTTGCAGCAACTGCATTAGCAGCATCTGGTGCTCATATGGTACTATTTACAACAGGACGTGGTACTCCATTTGCATCACCAGTACCAACTATGAAGATTTCAACAAATACAGCGCTCGCTGATAAGAAGAGCAATTGGATTGATTTTAACTGCGGATCTTTAGTAGTTGATAAGGATATGAAAACATTATCTGAAGAACTTTTCCAATTTGTATTAGATGTAGCATCTGGTAAGAAACTTAAATCTGAAGAAGCTGGTTTCCATGATATGGCTATCTTTAAACAAGGTGTAACTTTATAA